Proteins co-encoded in one Natronorubrum daqingense genomic window:
- a CDS encoding NAD-dependent epimerase/dehydratase family protein — protein MTTIAITGASGRVGRETIEAFEDTDVELSLFSHSESEDLETTPIDVANREAFVGALEDEDVLIHLAANPDPRAEWDALSGPNIEGVYNAFEAAVQNDVQRVVFASSNHAVNMQNTVSSVRPESTVGSPRTVRPAEAMDPDTYYGVTKVFGEAMGHYYANRHGLDVINLRIGWLLSTDELEDELADRDASGERYARAMWLSPGDCQRLMDAAATTTLESSPLTAHGISNNAERFLSLTETMLELNYRPQDDSADVLED, from the coding sequence ATGACGACTATCGCCATCACTGGTGCATCAGGTCGGGTCGGCCGAGAGACCATCGAAGCCTTCGAAGACACGGACGTCGAACTCAGCCTGTTTTCACACAGCGAAAGTGAAGACCTCGAGACGACGCCGATCGACGTCGCGAACCGCGAGGCGTTCGTCGGCGCGCTCGAGGACGAGGACGTGTTGATCCACCTCGCGGCGAATCCGGATCCGCGGGCCGAGTGGGACGCACTCTCCGGGCCGAACATCGAGGGAGTCTACAACGCCTTCGAAGCTGCCGTCCAGAACGACGTCCAGCGAGTCGTCTTCGCGAGTTCAAACCACGCGGTGAACATGCAGAACACGGTGTCGTCCGTCCGTCCGGAGTCCACCGTGGGTTCGCCACGAACCGTCCGCCCAGCGGAGGCGATGGACCCCGACACGTACTACGGCGTCACGAAGGTCTTCGGCGAGGCGATGGGCCACTACTACGCGAACCGCCACGGACTCGACGTGATCAACCTGCGAATCGGCTGGTTGCTCTCTACGGACGAACTCGAGGACGAACTCGCCGACCGGGACGCCTCGGGCGAACGCTACGCGCGAGCGATGTGGCTCAGCCCCGGCGACTGCCAGCGGCTGATGGACGCCGCAGCGACGACGACCCTCGAGTCCTCGCCGCTGACCGCACACGGAATCTCGAACAACGCCGAGCGGTTCCTCTCGCTGACGGAGACGATGCTCGAGTTGAACTATCGACCGCAGGACGACTCGGCGGACGTTCTCGAGGACTGA
- a CDS encoding IclR family transcriptional regulator, whose protein sequence is MPPGDGRDPETVRATETSFEVIDCVQAHQGATLSTVANDLGKAKSTVHRHVKTLEELGYLTRTGNELYVGLRFLKLGETARTREDEYQLAAEKVDEFARKTNERAQFIVEEGGYGICVFRASGDQAVDTEPRVGSRMPLHATAAGRAILAFETDDALERVIERQGLPAYTEETITDEATLRTELEETKERGYAINRNEHIDGLTAFGAPVRGADDEIIGSFSISGPTHRYDGGKEDEIISILQGTTNELELNIRYGDAVDS, encoded by the coding sequence ATGCCCCCTGGTGATGGTCGGGATCCTGAAACCGTCCGCGCGACCGAAACGTCTTTCGAGGTTATCGACTGTGTTCAGGCCCATCAGGGTGCAACGTTGTCGACGGTCGCAAACGACCTCGGGAAAGCAAAGAGCACCGTCCACCGACACGTGAAAACCCTCGAGGAACTGGGGTATCTCACGCGAACTGGCAACGAGTTGTACGTCGGGCTTCGCTTCTTGAAACTCGGCGAGACGGCACGAACTCGCGAGGACGAGTACCAACTTGCCGCGGAGAAAGTCGACGAGTTCGCACGCAAGACGAACGAACGAGCCCAGTTCATCGTCGAAGAGGGGGGATACGGTATCTGCGTTTTCAGAGCATCCGGCGATCAGGCCGTCGATACCGAACCACGCGTCGGTTCGCGAATGCCCCTCCACGCCACGGCTGCCGGTCGAGCGATCCTCGCGTTCGAGACGGACGACGCACTCGAGCGGGTAATCGAGCGACAGGGACTCCCCGCCTACACCGAAGAGACGATCACCGACGAAGCGACGCTTCGAACCGAACTCGAGGAAACGAAAGAACGTGGGTACGCGATCAACCGGAACGAACACATCGACGGGCTGACCGCGTTCGGCGCTCCGGTTCGTGGCGCGGACGACGAGATTATCGGCTCGTTCAGTATCTCCGGGCCGACGCACCGCTACGACGGCGGCAAAGAAGACGAAATTATCTCCATCCTGCAGGGAACGACGAACGAACTCGAGTTGAACATTCGATACGGCGACGCGGTCGATTCCTGA
- a CDS encoding amidase — MSDDIETMAESLAFDLNDDDIADCRESADRLADIAAGVSDDSERTVERTGSPLEDEYGALLDGFETPRTRETDGPLADHRIVVKDNIAVEHLGLTCGSAGFEHVPGFDATVVERLLEAGGDLLGKANMDAFAFGPTGEFSGRADVWNPLAADRVPGGSSSGSGVAVAAGLADVALGTDTGGSVRIPAACCGVVGVKPTFDTVSTHGVVPFAPSLDTVGPLARSVETAADALSVISDDGNDSFGRPSSPSESRTVAADSDETFTVGVVTEFLEECSETVTRGVRSLCGEAESASELELEEVSVDLGAIEDAYLLVGATEFAWYLRQRGLVRGNGSTYARRWSRALQEFVDDDGFSDHVAKRVLPSATLDAETDGDSYVAGRLEAEAFGRRLEAAFDRVDALLVPTLRTLPPERGDVSAHNRLFDVLGNTAPFNLTGNPAVSLPVDEADGLPISVQVVAPRHDDGVAIDCARLLEELVAESDSLETPALPA, encoded by the coding sequence GTGAGCGACGACATCGAAACGATGGCCGAATCGTTGGCGTTCGATCTGAACGACGACGATATCGCGGACTGTCGCGAGTCGGCCGACCGACTCGCCGACATCGCTGCGGGCGTGAGCGACGACTCCGAACGCACTGTCGAACGGACGGGGTCACCCCTCGAGGACGAGTACGGAGCGCTCCTCGACGGCTTCGAGACACCACGAACGCGCGAAACGGATGGTCCACTCGCCGATCACCGAATCGTCGTCAAGGACAACATCGCCGTCGAGCACCTCGGGCTCACCTGTGGCTCGGCGGGCTTCGAGCACGTTCCCGGGTTCGACGCGACCGTCGTCGAACGACTGCTCGAGGCCGGAGGCGACCTCCTCGGGAAGGCCAATATGGACGCCTTCGCGTTCGGACCGACCGGCGAGTTTAGCGGCCGAGCTGACGTGTGGAACCCGCTCGCTGCGGATCGCGTTCCGGGTGGCTCCTCGAGTGGCAGCGGCGTCGCCGTCGCGGCAGGGTTGGCGGACGTGGCCCTCGGGACGGACACGGGCGGCAGCGTTCGCATTCCGGCCGCCTGCTGTGGCGTGGTCGGCGTCAAGCCGACGTTCGACACCGTCTCGACGCACGGCGTGGTCCCGTTCGCACCCTCACTCGACACCGTCGGTCCGCTCGCTCGCTCCGTCGAAACGGCTGCCGACGCGCTCTCGGTCATCAGCGACGACGGCAACGATTCGTTCGGACGACCCTCGAGCCCAAGCGAATCGCGGACAGTCGCCGCCGATTCGGACGAGACGTTCACCGTTGGCGTCGTAACGGAATTCCTCGAGGAGTGTTCGGAGACCGTTACACGTGGCGTTCGCTCGTTGTGTGGCGAAGCCGAGTCCGCGTCCGAACTCGAACTCGAGGAGGTCTCCGTCGACCTCGGCGCTATCGAAGACGCCTACCTGCTCGTCGGGGCCACGGAGTTCGCGTGGTACCTTCGACAGCGCGGGCTCGTTCGCGGAAACGGGTCGACGTACGCGCGTCGCTGGTCGCGTGCGCTCCAGGAATTCGTCGACGACGACGGGTTCAGCGATCACGTGGCAAAACGGGTGCTCCCCTCCGCGACGCTCGATGCGGAGACCGACGGCGACTCGTACGTCGCGGGTCGTCTCGAGGCAGAGGCCTTTGGACGCCGTCTCGAGGCCGCGTTCGACCGAGTCGACGCGCTCCTCGTCCCGACGCTTCGCACACTCCCGCCCGAGCGGGGGGACGTATCCGCGCACAATCGATTGTTCGACGTGCTCGGCAATACGGCACCGTTCAACCTGACCGGAAACCCGGCCGTCTCGCTCCCCGTCGACGAGGCCGACGGACTCCCGATTAGCGTGCAAGTCGTCGCGCCGCGTCACGACGATGGGGTTGCGATCGATTGTGCGCGGCTACTCGAAGAACTCGTCGCGGAGTCCGACTCACTCGAGACGCCGGCGCTTCCCGCGTAG
- a CDS encoding sodium:solute symporter family protein, with protein sequence MLETYLWVGLGLFLLVVLGLAYLGWTQTHNMSDFAIASETLGPYTLGAAFAATFFSAATFVGYVGWSYDYGLSNLWLFLTLIGASPIALVLFAKRVREINVVQGSLSLPDWLGAFYGSQFVRVWAGIAVMFNVFYIAAQLDAGALFFTVLLGFDQTTALVIITSLVVFYVIAGATYADVYTDAIQAVLMAIMGIIVFVSGFWIFGTGPVEMFDFLGTELESQDPTLVEPINENSAIYYSGFAILSIFILQFAFSAQPQLFNKVLALDDPRNLRKMIGTYLVLTICFLLTFFGGYYMFALDQGLEVADEAIFIYTMEYMPAIIAAFLGLVILAAALSTTDGLFIVLSTAIANDIFLKYLVEEEYVDMDEDRADVFSRYLAQASVLAIGAVSFAIALTAPWNIGELIWIGISGVAAATVPPVMLGIYFPNFVTRIGAQVSMVVGVFGYIVIHFTASTPSVFVRGTYALLLATAVMIVVSALTEQEDGVAQMDDSAITDERGAQLEEQTDATLGGD encoded by the coding sequence ATGTTAGAAACCTACTTGTGGGTCGGACTCGGGCTCTTCTTGCTCGTGGTCCTCGGACTCGCATACCTGGGATGGACACAGACACACAACATGTCCGATTTCGCGATTGCGAGCGAAACGCTCGGACCGTACACGCTCGGCGCTGCGTTCGCAGCGACCTTTTTCAGCGCGGCGACATTTGTCGGCTACGTCGGCTGGTCGTACGACTACGGCCTCTCGAATCTGTGGCTGTTCCTGACGTTGATCGGCGCATCGCCGATCGCACTAGTCCTCTTCGCCAAGCGCGTTCGTGAGATTAACGTCGTCCAAGGCTCGCTCTCGTTGCCCGACTGGCTCGGCGCGTTCTACGGCAGCCAGTTCGTCCGCGTCTGGGCGGGCATCGCGGTGATGTTCAACGTCTTCTACATCGCGGCACAACTCGACGCTGGAGCGTTGTTTTTCACCGTGTTACTCGGCTTCGACCAGACGACCGCACTCGTCATCATCACGTCGCTCGTCGTCTTCTACGTGATTGCGGGTGCGACGTACGCCGACGTCTACACCGACGCCATCCAGGCGGTGTTGATGGCCATCATGGGTATCATCGTCTTCGTCTCGGGATTCTGGATCTTCGGAACGGGGCCCGTCGAGATGTTCGACTTCCTCGGCACCGAACTCGAGTCACAGGATCCGACGCTCGTCGAACCGATCAACGAAAATTCGGCGATCTACTACAGCGGGTTCGCGATCCTCTCGATATTCATCCTGCAGTTCGCCTTCTCGGCACAGCCGCAGTTGTTCAATAAGGTGCTTGCGCTCGACGATCCGCGGAACCTCCGCAAGATGATCGGCACCTACCTCGTGTTGACGATCTGTTTCCTGCTGACGTTCTTCGGCGGCTACTACATGTTCGCCTTAGATCAGGGCCTCGAGGTCGCGGACGAAGCGATCTTCATCTACACGATGGAGTACATGCCGGCGATCATCGCGGCGTTCCTCGGCCTGGTGATTCTGGCCGCGGCGCTGTCGACGACTGATGGTCTCTTTATCGTCCTTTCGACGGCGATTGCGAACGACATCTTCCTCAAGTACCTCGTCGAAGAGGAGTACGTCGACATGGACGAAGACCGTGCAGACGTCTTCTCGCGGTACCTTGCTCAAGCGTCGGTGCTTGCGATCGGTGCGGTTTCGTTCGCCATCGCGCTGACGGCCCCCTGGAACATCGGCGAACTCATCTGGATCGGCATCTCCGGCGTCGCCGCGGCGACCGTTCCGCCGGTGATGCTCGGCATCTACTTCCCGAACTTCGTGACCCGGATCGGCGCGCAGGTGTCGATGGTCGTCGGCGTCTTCGGCTATATCGTCATTCACTTTACAGCAAGCACTCCGAGCGTCTTCGTCCGTGGGACCTACGCGCTGTTGCTGGCGACTGCCGTGATGATCGTCGTCAGCGCGCTCACGGAACAAGAAGACGGCGTCGCACAGATGGACGATTCAGCGATCACGGACGAACGCGGTGCACAACTCGAGGAGCAAACTGACGCCACCCTCGGAGGTGACTAA
- a CDS encoding HD domain-containing protein — protein MTTIKDSVHDHIQVDGVARDLLDTPALQRLRNIRQLGTVSLVYPSANHTRFEHSLGVYHLACEALEQLGVDGTQAERVHAAALLHDVGHGPFSHNLESLTHRRTGRYHDDVHDVLSDGAVGEVLREHDLEPDAVANLVAGEGRFGQLVSGELDVDRMDYLVRDAHHTGVPYGTIDHGRLVRELTFTDEELVLDEGNVQAAESLLVARALMNPTVYSHSVARISKAMLRRAAERLLESPENATDGEALQRMDDHDLIVALRSCEATSTFSRRLDQRDLYKRAVWAEIDDVPGGIIEADHEEIRSFEREIAASADVDPECVILDVPGRPSMTESTTRVLVNGDVRQLGQQSPLVDALRGAQYSQWRLGVYSPPEMRDRIGRAAVDVLGLDIEGALVREVRNGMDTTLDQFLE, from the coding sequence ATGACGACGATCAAGGACAGCGTCCACGATCACATTCAGGTTGACGGCGTGGCGCGCGACCTCCTCGATACGCCAGCCCTCCAGCGCCTGCGGAATATTCGCCAACTCGGGACGGTTTCGCTCGTCTACCCGTCCGCGAATCACACGCGCTTCGAGCACAGCCTCGGCGTCTACCACCTCGCCTGCGAGGCCCTCGAGCAACTCGGTGTCGACGGAACGCAGGCCGAGCGCGTTCACGCCGCAGCACTCCTCCACGACGTCGGCCACGGGCCGTTCAGCCACAACCTCGAGTCACTCACCCACCGCCGGACGGGACGCTATCACGACGACGTCCACGACGTGCTTTCGGACGGGGCGGTCGGGGAGGTGCTTCGCGAGCACGACCTCGAGCCGGACGCCGTCGCGAACCTCGTCGCGGGCGAGGGCCGGTTCGGCCAACTCGTCTCGGGTGAACTCGACGTCGATCGGATGGACTACCTGGTCCGGGACGCCCACCACACGGGCGTTCCCTACGGTACGATCGACCACGGTCGCCTCGTCCGCGAACTCACCTTCACCGACGAGGAACTCGTCCTCGACGAGGGGAACGTTCAGGCCGCAGAGAGTCTGCTCGTCGCCCGGGCATTGATGAACCCGACCGTCTACAGCCACAGCGTCGCCCGGATCAGCAAGGCGATGCTCCGACGGGCGGCCGAGCGCCTCCTCGAGTCTCCCGAAAACGCGACCGACGGCGAGGCCCTTCAGCGAATGGACGACCACGACCTGATCGTCGCGCTTCGCTCGTGTGAAGCGACGAGTACGTTCTCGAGGCGACTCGACCAGCGCGATCTGTACAAGCGTGCGGTGTGGGCCGAAATCGACGACGTTCCCGGCGGGATCATCGAGGCCGACCACGAGGAGATTCGCTCGTTCGAACGCGAAATCGCGGCATCCGCAGACGTCGATCCCGAGTGCGTCATCCTCGACGTTCCGGGTCGACCATCGATGACGGAGTCCACGACGCGCGTGCTGGTCAACGGCGACGTTCGCCAACTCGGCCAACAGTCGCCACTCGTCGACGCGCTTCGGGGCGCTCAATACTCTCAGTGGCGACTCGGCGTCTACTCGCCGCCGGAAATGCGCGATCGAATTGGCCGGGCAGCCGTCGACGTACTCGGATTGGACATCGAGGGCGCACTGGTGCGCGAGGTTCGAAACGGAATGGATACGACGCTCGATCAGTTTCTCGAGTAA
- a CDS encoding Gfo/Idh/MocA family protein, with protein sequence MTLEVGVLGYRFMGNAHANAMARLPMFFPDAPAIERSVLVGRDETALSEAADRFGFSSTATDWADVVDEVDVFYNLGPNHVHAEPSIAALEAGTPVFCEKPLAPTLERAESMADAAREAGEDVPAGCAFNYRFVPAIQYAKELLEAGELGEIRHVRGRYLQDWLVDPDAPWSWRNDEELAGSGALGDLGSHTVDLLRFLVGSDDLAGEIERVSGQLQTFVDERPVPGEEEETRPVTVDDAYTGQLEFASGATGVLEGTRVAAGHKNDHTVEIHGSEGSLRFSLERLNELEILRDDENRGYETVLITDEDDPYVDHWWPPGHVLGWEHTFVHENYEFLRAVAEGNRFEPSFEDGLAAQRVLDAVERSDERGEWITLE encoded by the coding sequence ATGACGCTCGAGGTCGGCGTGCTCGGCTATCGGTTTATGGGTAACGCACACGCGAACGCCATGGCGCGGCTGCCGATGTTCTTCCCGGACGCGCCAGCGATCGAACGCAGTGTCCTCGTCGGACGGGACGAAACCGCCCTCTCGGAGGCTGCAGATCGGTTCGGGTTTTCCTCGACGGCCACCGATTGGGCCGACGTCGTCGACGAGGTCGACGTCTTCTACAATCTCGGTCCGAACCACGTCCACGCGGAGCCGTCGATCGCGGCGCTCGAGGCCGGGACGCCGGTCTTTTGTGAGAAACCGCTGGCACCGACGCTCGAGCGAGCGGAGTCGATGGCCGACGCAGCACGCGAGGCGGGCGAGGACGTCCCCGCTGGCTGCGCGTTCAACTACCGATTCGTGCCGGCGATTCAGTACGCGAAGGAGTTGCTCGAGGCGGGCGAACTCGGCGAGATTCGACACGTCCGCGGGCGCTACCTCCAGGACTGGTTAGTCGACCCCGACGCGCCGTGGTCGTGGCGAAACGACGAGGAACTGGCCGGGTCCGGCGCGCTCGGTGATCTCGGCTCGCACACGGTCGATCTGCTCCGGTTTCTGGTCGGCAGCGACGACCTCGCGGGCGAGATAGAGCGAGTCAGCGGGCAGCTCCAAACGTTCGTCGACGAGCGGCCCGTCCCCGGTGAGGAAGAGGAGACGCGGCCGGTGACGGTCGACGACGCCTACACCGGCCAACTCGAGTTCGCCAGCGGAGCGACGGGCGTCCTCGAGGGCACGCGCGTCGCGGCCGGCCACAAGAACGATCACACGGTCGAGATCCACGGCTCCGAGGGGAGCCTGCGGTTCTCACTCGAGCGATTGAACGAACTCGAGATCCTTCGGGACGACGAGAACCGGGGCTACGAGACGGTGTTGATCACCGACGAGGACGATCCCTACGTCGACCACTGGTGGCCGCCGGGACACGTCCTCGGCTGGGAGCACACCTTCGTCCACGAAAACTACGAATTCCTGCGCGCAGTCGCGGAGGGGAATCGGTTCGAACCTAGCTTCGAGGACGGACTCGCAGCCCAGCGCGTCCTCGACGCAGTCGAACGAAGCGACGAACGCGGCGAGTGGATCACGCTCGAGTGA
- a CDS encoding class I SAM-dependent methyltransferase: protein MTEEPTVSNRWDADEYDGNHSFVHEYGSDVLELLEPNPDERILDLGCGTGHLTDRIAATGAEAVGVDAAPEMIERARDAHASPTFRRVDARELTVEEPVDAVFSNAALHWIDDEDQDDVLASVRDALRPGGRFVAELGGARNVERIVEATMDALEERGYDAANPWYFPSIGEYAGRLESHGFEVRFARLFDRPTELEDGEGGLQNWLGMFGDSFFAACSEDEQAAVIDDVESELESSLYDPEEETWTADYRRLRFRAVRV from the coding sequence ATGACCGAAGAGCCCACAGTTTCGAACCGGTGGGACGCTGACGAGTACGACGGAAACCACTCGTTCGTCCACGAGTACGGATCCGACGTCCTCGAGCTTCTCGAGCCGAATCCAGACGAACGAATCCTCGACCTCGGGTGCGGAACGGGCCACCTGACCGACCGGATCGCGGCGACCGGAGCCGAGGCGGTCGGCGTCGACGCTGCACCCGAGATGATCGAACGAGCGCGAGACGCCCACGCGAGTCCGACGTTCCGACGGGTCGACGCGCGAGAGCTGACGGTCGAGGAGCCCGTCGACGCTGTCTTCTCGAACGCGGCCTTGCACTGGATCGACGACGAGGACCAGGACGACGTGCTCGCGTCCGTTCGAGACGCGCTCCGACCGGGTGGCCGGTTCGTCGCCGAACTCGGCGGGGCCAGGAACGTCGAGCGAATCGTCGAGGCGACGATGGATGCACTCGAGGAGCGCGGGTACGACGCGGCCAACCCGTGGTACTTCCCGAGCATCGGCGAGTACGCCGGTCGCCTCGAGTCTCACGGCTTCGAAGTTCGGTTCGCACGCCTCTTCGATCGACCCACTGAACTCGAGGATGGCGAGGGAGGGCTCCAGAACTGGCTCGGGATGTTCGGTGACAGCTTCTTCGCGGCGTGTTCCGAGGACGAACAGGCGGCGGTGATCGACGACGTCGAATCCGAACTCGAGTCGAGCCTCTACGATCCCGAGGAGGAGACATGGACGGCGGACTACCGACGGCTGCGATTCCGAGCGGTTCGTGTGTAG
- a CDS encoding nitroreductase family protein, translating into MQETVRNRELDEEVAEHRDPDHEIDPLFVNRWSPRAMTGEPLADDEFLPLFEAARWAPSAYNNQHWRFLYATPEDDEWETFVDLLFDGNQWATDAGVLVVIVSKTTFDHNDEPAPVHSFDTGAAWQNLALEGARRGLVVHGMAGFDYERAAEELDVPEEYEVEAMAAIGERAPPETLPEEVQDREVPSDRKPLEEIVHCGGFE; encoded by the coding sequence ATGCAAGAAACCGTTCGGAACCGCGAACTCGACGAGGAAGTCGCCGAACATCGCGACCCCGATCACGAAATCGACCCGCTGTTCGTCAACCGCTGGTCGCCACGCGCGATGACCGGTGAGCCCCTTGCGGACGACGAGTTCCTCCCACTCTTCGAAGCCGCTCGCTGGGCACCCTCCGCGTACAACAATCAACACTGGCGGTTCCTCTACGCGACGCCCGAGGACGACGAGTGGGAGACGTTCGTCGACTTGCTCTTCGACGGCAACCAGTGGGCGACGGACGCCGGCGTTCTCGTCGTGATCGTCTCGAAGACGACGTTCGATCACAACGACGAACCTGCACCGGTCCACTCCTTCGACACCGGTGCAGCCTGGCAGAACCTCGCGCTCGAGGGCGCGCGCCGCGGACTCGTCGTGCACGGGATGGCCGGCTTCGATTACGAGCGCGCCGCCGAGGAACTCGACGTTCCCGAGGAGTACGAGGTCGAGGCGATGGCCGCGATCGGCGAGCGCGCGCCGCCCGAGACGTTGCCCGAGGAAGTACAAGACCGCGAGGTGCCGAGCGACCGGAAGCCCCTCGAGGAGATCGTCCACTGCGGCGGCTTCGAGTAG
- a CDS encoding methionine synthase, with product MSNENKNQFRPDDHDNDHFLLTTVVGSYPKPKWLNRAKELYEDPDHGFDDGDYDEAKDDAARLITQEHERAGLDVVVDGEMRRNEMVEFFAHRIEGYEFNGPVKVWGHNYFDKPSVVSEVEYDENWLVDEYKFTASATDRPVKVPITGPYTLASWSFNEAYEDDAELAYALADLVNEEIEKLVDAGARYIQIDEPALATTPDDHAIVGEALEHIVEDIPEDVRIGLHVCYGDYSRIYPEILEFPVDEFDLELANGDYDQLDVFKDPEFTKDLALGVTDVHVGEAESVEQIEQNILKGLEIVPPEQLVLSPDCGVKLLPREVAYGKMANMVEAARNVEEKLDAGEIDVERGAPAPADD from the coding sequence ATGAGCAACGAGAACAAGAACCAGTTCCGACCCGACGATCACGACAACGACCACTTCCTGCTGACGACCGTCGTCGGCAGCTATCCGAAGCCGAAGTGGCTCAACCGCGCGAAAGAACTCTACGAGGACCCGGATCACGGCTTCGACGACGGCGACTACGACGAGGCCAAAGACGACGCCGCCCGCCTCATCACGCAAGAACACGAGCGTGCAGGCCTCGACGTCGTCGTCGACGGCGAGATGCGCCGCAACGAGATGGTCGAGTTCTTCGCCCACCGCATCGAGGGCTACGAGTTCAACGGCCCGGTCAAAGTCTGGGGACACAACTACTTCGACAAGCCCTCCGTCGTCAGCGAAGTCGAGTACGACGAAAACTGGCTCGTCGACGAGTACAAGTTCACCGCGAGCGCGACCGATCGCCCCGTCAAGGTCCCGATCACCGGCCCGTACACGCTCGCGAGCTGGTCGTTCAACGAGGCCTACGAGGACGACGCCGAACTCGCGTACGCGCTCGCGGACCTCGTCAACGAAGAGATCGAGAAACTCGTCGACGCCGGCGCGCGCTACATCCAGATCGACGAGCCGGCGCTCGCGACCACGCCGGACGACCACGCCATCGTCGGCGAGGCGCTCGAGCACATCGTCGAGGACATCCCCGAGGACGTCCGAATCGGCCTGCACGTCTGTTACGGCGACTACTCGCGAATCTACCCCGAGATCCTCGAGTTCCCGGTCGACGAGTTCGACCTCGAACTCGCCAACGGCGACTACGACCAACTCGACGTCTTCAAAGACCCCGAGTTCACGAAGGACCTCGCGCTGGGCGTCACCGACGTCCACGTCGGCGAAGCCGAATCCGTCGAGCAGATCGAACAGAACATCCTGAAGGGTCTCGAGATCGTTCCGCCGGAACAACTCGTCCTCTCGCCTGACTGTGGCGTGAAACTGCTTCCGCGTGAAGTCGCCTACGGGAAGATGGCGAACATGGTCGAAGCCGCCCGAAACGTCGAGGAGAAACTCGACGCCGGAGAGATCGACGTCGAGCGCGGCGCGCCCGCGCCTGCCGACGACTGA
- a CDS encoding 5-methyltetrahydropteroyltriglutamate--homocysteine methyltransferase: protein MTEYVSTTPGLFPLPDWAKDDLSDLKGHQKHDLISGEEGGEIATAYQDAREEVLEGQQEAGLDRIVEGQLRWDDMLAHPLAVHDAVETEGIVRYYDNNNFYRDPVVSGDLDFSGDVADELEAASELVDGDDLQAVLPGPYSLADLATDDHYGDDAEFLGAVADFLAGEVDAFPDHETLFLLEPSLVESAPEDGQDERASEAIDQVASATDADVVVQPYWGALEEKVYAHLLDADIDAVGFDFVANQDDNIYNIQEYGATDDVSLGLADGQSTLVEDAEAIRERVQWVEDQLQVTDFETVYLTTNTETFYLPYAKYEEKLAVLAEAADLAEVKAL, encoded by the coding sequence ATGACTGAGTACGTTTCGACCACGCCGGGGCTCTTTCCGCTCCCCGACTGGGCGAAAGACGACCTCTCGGATCTGAAGGGACACCAGAAACACGACCTCATCAGCGGTGAGGAAGGTGGGGAGATTGCGACGGCCTACCAGGACGCCCGCGAAGAGGTGCTCGAGGGCCAACAGGAGGCCGGACTCGACCGAATCGTGGAGGGCCAACTTCGCTGGGACGACATGCTCGCACACCCTCTCGCCGTCCACGACGCTGTCGAGACGGAGGGCATCGTCCGCTACTACGACAACAACAACTTCTATCGCGACCCCGTCGTGAGCGGCGACCTCGACTTCTCCGGCGACGTCGCGGACGAACTCGAGGCAGCGAGCGAACTCGTCGACGGCGACGACCTGCAGGCCGTCCTCCCCGGCCCGTACTCGCTCGCCGACCTCGCTACCGACGACCACTACGGCGACGACGCCGAGTTCCTCGGTGCGGTCGCTGACTTCCTTGCGGGCGAAGTCGACGCCTTCCCGGACCACGAGACGCTGTTCTTGCTCGAGCCGTCGCTCGTCGAGTCCGCGCCGGAAGACGGTCAGGACGAACGCGCAAGCGAAGCGATCGATCAGGTCGCGAGCGCCACGGACGCTGACGTCGTCGTCCAGCCCTACTGGGGCGCACTCGAGGAGAAAGTCTACGCCCACCTGCTCGACGCCGATATCGACGCGGTCGGCTTCGACTTCGTCGCGAATCAGGACGACAACATCTACAACATTCAGGAGTACGGCGCGACGGACGACGTCTCCCTCGGCCTCGCAGACGGGCAGAGTACGCTCGTCGAGGACGCGGAAGCGATTCGCGAGCGCGTCCAGTGGGTCGAAGACCAACTGCAGGTCACCGACTTCGAGACGGTTTACCTGACCACGAATACGGAGACGTTCTACCTGCCGTACGCCAAGTACGAGGAGAAACTCGCCGTCCTTGCAGAAGCCGCGGACCTCGCGGAGGTGAAAGCACTATGA